A window from Cryobacterium sp. SO1 encodes these proteins:
- a CDS encoding MarR family winged helix-turn-helix transcriptional regulator, protein MVDRAIAVGAWESLFRAQVAIMRSLAEDFPSREISFNEYDVMFNLSRQPERSIRLRELNKHVLLTQPSVSRLVDRLASRGYVLKHADPEDGRGAIVELTDAGFALFRRVALDHMGSITTRVGDSLTDEELLRLTALCDRLRLGPDQPA, encoded by the coding sequence ATGGTCGATCGCGCGATAGCCGTCGGCGCATGGGAGTCACTGTTTCGCGCTCAGGTGGCCATCATGCGCAGCCTGGCCGAAGACTTCCCGTCCCGCGAGATCTCGTTCAACGAGTACGACGTGATGTTCAACCTGTCCCGCCAGCCCGAACGCAGCATCCGGTTGCGGGAGCTGAACAAGCATGTGCTGCTCACCCAGCCCAGCGTGAGCCGCTTGGTCGACCGCCTGGCGTCACGGGGGTACGTGCTCAAGCACGCCGACCCCGAGGACGGTCGTGGTGCCATCGTCGAACTGACGGATGCCGGCTTCGCGCTGTTCAGGCGGGTGGCGCTGGATCACATGGGCTCGATCACCACCCGGGTGGGCGACAGCCTGACCGACGAGGAACTACTGCGGCTCACCGCCCTGTGCGACCGGCTGCGGCTGGGCCCGGATCAGCCGGCCTGA
- a CDS encoding NUDIX hydrolase: protein MPDPAIRSPAARSADLIDRLRAWLPLDPGQAVLRDEYFEFVLASPAAALECHGGPEHVTGSCFVFTPDLAQVLLCFHKKGRFWVQLGGHVEPVDASVADTALREAREECGIDDLVPVGGGILDLDRHSLGGGFSCRSHWDVGFAAIARPEAAAVASDESDDVAWWPVAALPENVPPQFARRLAGVLGELTHRRG from the coding sequence ATGCCCGATCCCGCAATTCGCTCCCCCGCCGCCCGCTCCGCCGACCTGATCGACCGCCTCCGCGCCTGGCTGCCGCTGGACCCGGGGCAGGCCGTGCTGCGGGACGAGTACTTCGAGTTCGTTCTCGCCTCCCCCGCGGCGGCCCTGGAATGCCACGGCGGCCCGGAGCACGTGACCGGAAGTTGCTTCGTCTTCACCCCCGACCTGGCCCAGGTGCTGCTGTGCTTCCACAAGAAGGGCCGGTTCTGGGTGCAGCTGGGCGGGCACGTCGAGCCGGTCGATGCCTCCGTGGCCGACACCGCGCTGAGGGAGGCCCGGGAGGAATGCGGCATCGACGACCTCGTTCCGGTCGGCGGCGGCATCCTGGATCTGGACCGGCACTCCTTGGGCGGCGGGTTCAGCTGCCGCTCCCACTGGGACGTGGGCTTCGCGGCGATCGCCCGACCGGAGGCCGCCGCAGTGGCCAGTGACGAGAGCGACGATGTGGCCTGGTGGCCGGTGGCTGCGCTGCCGGAGAACGTGCCGCCGCAGTTCGCGCGGCGCCTGGCGGGCGTGCTCGGCGAACTCACGCACCGGCGCGGCTAG
- the xerC gene encoding tyrosine recombinase XerC, which translates to MAGSSWTVATYSAHWLDTILAGSVRSSTHSSYSWVMRKYIAPVLGTVKLESLTPAHIRKLHVHVAAAGVSARTVQLAHAVLRPMLSEAVREEHISRNVASLVRPPRLEKSERKPWSAQEVSIFGAAAASHRLRTLFLVAYAFGLRRGELFGLRWADLDLDGGLLHVRQTLQRLGSDKGLVLGPRKFRPVTSLGSVASLSSYGAAIASRSPNRRA; encoded by the coding sequence ATGGCGGGTAGCTCGTGGACAGTCGCAACCTACTCGGCCCACTGGCTCGACACCATCCTGGCCGGGTCGGTGAGATCGTCTACGCACTCGAGCTACTCCTGGGTGATGCGCAAGTACATCGCCCCTGTGCTGGGCACGGTAAAGCTCGAGAGCCTCACTCCCGCGCACATCCGGAAGCTTCATGTCCATGTGGCGGCGGCGGGCGTATCCGCGCGAACTGTGCAATTGGCCCATGCCGTGCTGCGCCCGATGCTCTCGGAGGCGGTTCGTGAAGAACACATCAGTCGGAACGTCGCCAGCCTGGTGCGCCCTCCCCGCCTCGAGAAGAGTGAAAGGAAGCCGTGGAGCGCACAGGAGGTGTCTATTTTCGGCGCAGCCGCCGCAAGCCATCGCCTCCGCACACTCTTTCTCGTGGCATACGCATTTGGCCTTCGTCGTGGAGAGCTTTTCGGGCTGCGTTGGGCCGATCTCGACCTGGATGGCGGATTGCTTCATGTGCGCCAGACTCTGCAACGCCTGGGGTCAGACAAAGGCTTGGTGCTCGGTCCGCGGAAATTCCGCCCGGTCACGTCGCTCGGTTCCGTTGCCAGCCTCAGTTCTTATGGCGCTGCGATCGCATCGCGTTCGCCAAACCGCAGAGCTTGA
- a CDS encoding MmcQ/YjbR family DNA-binding protein — MFDEPDAALDRLRAACLAFPEAVEVLAWGRPTFRAGKKIFITAGASMDRPHSMVFKPDPEERRALVQDSRFFIPPYFGPAGWLGIDFDSPRTDWVELAELVETSYRQVALKRQLVQLNRWRAPGALGGSK, encoded by the coding sequence GTGTTCGACGAGCCGGATGCGGCGCTGGACCGCTTGCGCGCCGCCTGCCTGGCTTTCCCCGAGGCGGTCGAGGTGCTCGCCTGGGGGCGCCCGACCTTCCGCGCCGGAAAGAAGATCTTCATCACCGCCGGGGCGAGCATGGACCGGCCCCACAGCATGGTTTTCAAGCCGGACCCCGAAGAGCGCCGGGCACTGGTTCAGGATTCGCGATTCTTCATCCCGCCGTATTTCGGGCCCGCCGGCTGGCTCGGTATCGACTTCGACTCGCCCCGCACCGACTGGGTGGAGCTGGCCGAACTGGTGGAAACGTCCTATCGCCAGGTCGCCCTCAAGCGCCAACTCGTGCAATTGAACCGCTGGAGGGCCCCTGGCGCACTTGGGGGCTCCAAATAA
- a CDS encoding tyrosine-type recombinase/integrase produces MALRSHRVRQTAELEEARSHGHAPPAQFADLVFTTSIGTPLEPSNLRRDFDALTATPGLRRIRFHDLRHACASLLFAQSVPPRVVMDLLGHSTLSITTDLYAHVMPSTLTDAATAMDDILGSNR; encoded by the coding sequence ATGGCGCTGCGATCGCATCGCGTTCGCCAAACCGCAGAGCTTGAAGAGGCGCGCTCTCACGGCCACGCACCGCCCGCACAATTCGCCGATTTGGTCTTCACTACGTCCATCGGCACACCTCTCGAGCCGAGCAACTTGCGTCGCGACTTCGACGCGCTTACAGCGACACCCGGCCTCCGTCGCATCCGGTTTCACGATCTGCGGCATGCCTGCGCCTCGCTGCTCTTCGCCCAGAGCGTTCCACCACGGGTGGTCATGGATCTGCTCGGCCACTCGACGCTCAGCATCACGACAGACCTCTACGCCCATGTGATGCCGAGCACACTCACTGATGCAGCCACCGCGATGGACGACATTCTCGGGAGCAATCGGTGA
- the glsA gene encoding glutaminase A: MSRSCDPRTYNLDVLRDRVLPHDGGTVNDSIPQLAAADPGLCGIALALPDGTVHSSAQADVPFSVQSAVKPFLFALALLDTAGAAFDRIGIEPTGEAFDAIKLESGTGRPPNPMVNAGALLTAALVDGGDVDGRNERILRGLSAFAGRSLEVDEEIARAEHLLGDRNHALAHLMRSEGTLQVSADDAVQVYARACAVLVDAEALAVMGATLACSGVNPVTGERVVPARIARDVVSVMATCGVYDGSGRWMQSVGIPAKSSVSGAIVLAAPGRLGAAVVSPPLDAQGTSVRGRLASDQLSDDLGLHAFGSTPD, from the coding sequence ATGAGCCGCTCCTGCGATCCCCGCACGTATAACCTCGATGTGCTGCGCGACCGGGTGCTTCCCCACGACGGGGGCACGGTGAACGACAGCATCCCCCAGCTGGCCGCCGCCGATCCGGGTCTGTGCGGCATCGCGCTTGCGCTGCCGGACGGCACCGTCCACAGCAGCGCGCAGGCCGACGTGCCCTTCAGCGTGCAGTCGGCGGTCAAACCGTTCCTGTTCGCCCTTGCCCTGCTCGACACCGCCGGCGCCGCTTTCGATCGAATCGGCATCGAACCGACCGGTGAGGCTTTCGATGCCATCAAGCTTGAGAGCGGCACCGGCCGGCCGCCGAACCCCATGGTCAACGCCGGGGCGCTGCTCACCGCCGCACTCGTGGACGGCGGCGACGTCGACGGCCGGAACGAACGCATCCTGCGCGGGCTGTCGGCCTTCGCCGGGCGATCGCTCGAGGTCGACGAGGAGATCGCCCGCGCCGAGCACCTGCTTGGTGACCGCAACCACGCTCTCGCCCACCTCATGCGCTCGGAGGGCACCCTGCAGGTCAGCGCCGACGACGCCGTTCAGGTGTACGCCAGGGCGTGCGCCGTGCTCGTCGACGCCGAGGCCCTCGCGGTGATGGGCGCGACCCTGGCCTGCAGCGGGGTGAACCCGGTGACCGGGGAACGGGTGGTGCCGGCCCGGATCGCCCGCGACGTCGTCTCGGTGATGGCCACCTGTGGCGTCTACGACGGATCCGGCCGATGGATGCAGAGCGTCGGCATCCCCGCGAAGTCGAGCGTCTCCGGCGCCATCGTGCTGGCCGCACCCGGCCGGCTCGGCGCCGCCGTGGTCAGCCCGCCCCTCGACGCGCAGGGCACCAGCGTGCGCGGACGCCTGGCGAGCGACCAATTGAGCGACGACCTCGGCCTGCACGCCTTCGGGTCCACGCCGGACTGA
- a CDS encoding type II toxin-antitoxin system RelE/ParE family toxin, with protein MSKYRIEFRPAAVRALRKIDARDRGRIQGAIALLGEDPRPPGAKALQGRDGLRVRVGNYRIIYTVQDEILLILVLTLGHRKDVYDR; from the coding sequence GTGAGCAAGTACCGAATCGAGTTCCGACCAGCAGCGGTCAGGGCGCTACGAAAGATCGATGCCCGAGATCGCGGGCGAATTCAAGGGGCCATCGCTCTGCTGGGTGAAGATCCGCGTCCTCCAGGTGCCAAGGCGTTACAGGGCCGAGATGGTCTGCGCGTTCGCGTCGGCAACTACCGCATCATCTACACCGTGCAAGACGAGATCTTGCTGATCCTCGTTTTGACTCTGGGGCATCGAAAAGACGTCTACGACCGGTGA
- a CDS encoding helix-turn-helix domain-containing protein, translating to MLTSEEVAESLGIGRSTVYDLLRLGTIPSVKIGRSRRVAVVSVRAYAERLLTATR from the coding sequence ATGCTCACATCCGAAGAGGTCGCGGAGTCTCTCGGCATCGGCCGCTCAACGGTCTACGACCTACTGCGACTCGGCACGATTCCCAGCGTCAAGATCGGCCGGTCCCGCCGAGTGGCGGTGGTGTCTGTACGTGCATATGCGGAGCGGTTGCTCACCGCTACTCGATGA
- a CDS encoding type II toxin-antitoxin system Phd/YefM family antitoxin → MSTISVTDARSRLPELIEQAQGEAVFLERRGKLEAVVVSPEQYARMVDALEDAADVDAFDAAMSEEGDNIPWAQVKIDLGWE, encoded by the coding sequence ATGTCCACAATCAGCGTCACCGACGCCCGTAGCCGGCTCCCTGAACTGATCGAACAAGCTCAGGGCGAAGCAGTATTTCTTGAACGAAGAGGCAAGCTTGAAGCCGTCGTTGTCAGTCCCGAGCAATATGCCCGGATGGTGGACGCGCTCGAAGACGCCGCCGACGTAGACGCCTTTGACGCCGCGATGTCCGAAGAGGGCGACAACATTCCATGGGCCCAGGTCAAGATTGATCTCGGCTGGGAGTGA
- a CDS encoding MFS transporter — translation MTNVQRRILIVAILSSFVAFLDGSIINVALPAISEELGGGLPLQQWVVDGYLLSLGALILVAGSLSDTFGRVRVLRAGLVWFGITSLACGLAPTGEILVFARLLQGVAAALLVPSSLALITSSFSGVAQGKAIGAWTGWTGVAGIAGPLLGGILVDAVSWRLVFFINVIPIAVTLFLLRRVEDPARPAAGARVDVLGACLAAVGLGGPVFALIEQGRFGWGSPVVYLPMVVGLASFAAFLWWEARAPQPMMPLGLFRVRNFAVGNIATVGIYAALNLGFFLFALYLQEVGGFSATLAGLAGIPATVMMLLFATLFGTLAGRYGPRLFMTIGPFVAGTGFLLVTTAVPPVDFLLQVLPGIVLVGLGLAITVAPLTAAVLGSIHPGQAGIGSAINNAVARVAGLVAIAMTGTIVGSTLDVAGFQRAMVVVAGLMFAGGIVSWLGIRTALPTADAPAAAIGKPA, via the coding sequence ATGACAAACGTCCAGCGGCGCATCTTGATCGTCGCCATCCTGTCGTCATTTGTGGCGTTCCTCGACGGCTCGATCATCAATGTGGCACTGCCGGCCATCTCCGAAGAATTGGGCGGTGGCCTGCCACTGCAGCAGTGGGTGGTCGACGGGTACCTGCTCAGCCTGGGTGCGCTGATCCTCGTGGCCGGCTCACTGTCGGACACCTTCGGCAGGGTGCGGGTGCTGCGCGCCGGTCTGGTCTGGTTCGGCATCACGTCGCTGGCCTGCGGGCTCGCTCCCACCGGTGAGATCCTCGTGTTCGCCCGGCTGCTCCAGGGAGTCGCGGCCGCGCTGCTGGTGCCGAGTTCGTTGGCCCTGATCACCTCCTCCTTCAGCGGGGTCGCGCAGGGCAAGGCCATCGGCGCCTGGACCGGTTGGACCGGGGTGGCGGGGATCGCCGGCCCGCTGCTCGGCGGGATCCTGGTGGATGCGGTGAGTTGGCGGCTGGTCTTCTTCATCAACGTCATTCCGATCGCGGTGACCCTGTTCCTGCTGCGACGGGTGGAGGACCCGGCCCGGCCCGCCGCCGGCGCCCGGGTGGACGTGCTCGGTGCCTGCCTGGCCGCGGTGGGGCTGGGCGGCCCGGTCTTCGCCCTGATCGAACAGGGCCGGTTCGGCTGGGGCAGCCCGGTCGTCTACCTCCCGATGGTGGTCGGGCTTGCCTCGTTCGCCGCGTTCCTGTGGTGGGAGGCGCGGGCGCCGCAGCCGATGATGCCGCTCGGCCTGTTCAGAGTGCGCAACTTCGCCGTGGGCAACATCGCCACCGTCGGCATCTACGCCGCGCTCAACCTGGGGTTCTTCCTCTTCGCGCTCTACCTGCAGGAGGTCGGCGGCTTCTCCGCCACCCTCGCCGGGCTGGCCGGTATCCCGGCTACCGTGATGATGCTGCTCTTCGCCACCCTCTTCGGCACCTTGGCCGGCCGGTACGGTCCGCGGTTGTTCATGACGATCGGTCCGTTCGTGGCCGGCACCGGCTTCCTGCTGGTGACCACGGCGGTACCGCCGGTTGATTTTCTGCTGCAGGTGCTGCCCGGGATCGTCCTGGTGGGGCTGGGTCTGGCGATCACCGTGGCGCCGCTCACCGCGGCCGTGCTCGGCTCGATCCACCCCGGTCAGGCGGGCATCGGTTCGGCGATCAACAACGCCGTGGCCCGCGTGGCCGGCTTGGTCGCGATCGCGATGACCGGCACCATCGTCGGATCCACCCTCGATGTCGCCGGCTTCCAACGCGCGATGGTGGTGGTGGCCGGATTGATGTTCGCGGGCGGCATCGTCTCCTGGCTGGGCATCCGCACGGCCCTGCCCACCGCGGATGCGCCGGCCGCGGCCATCGGGAAACCCGCCTAG
- a CDS encoding DUF1918 domain-containing protein, translating into MRAAENDRIIIRGKTDSTPDRHGTIREVRGPEGEPPYLVSFDDGHETLVFPGTDFVVEHAR; encoded by the coding sequence ATGCGCGCAGCAGAGAACGACCGGATCATCATCCGGGGTAAGACCGATTCGACGCCCGACCGGCACGGCACCATCCGCGAGGTGCGGGGCCCCGAGGGTGAACCGCCCTATCTGGTCTCCTTCGACGACGGTCACGAGACCCTGGTCTTCCCCGGCACCGACTTCGTCGTCGAGCACGCCCGCTGA